From one Butyricimonas faecihominis genomic stretch:
- a CDS encoding ExbD/TolR family protein, with the protein MAKFRKEGGKETPAISTASLPDIVFMLLFFFMVSTTMREVLVMVDNGMPEAKEISKLEKKSLVSNIFIGKPKDQYVATYGSEPRIQLNDKLANVSEISSFVAAEQETRKEEERNMITNNLKVDQFTKMGIVTDVKQELRKANSLRVSYATRKKVK; encoded by the coding sequence ATGGCTAAATTTAGAAAAGAAGGCGGAAAAGAGACCCCTGCAATTTCAACAGCGTCTCTACCGGACATCGTGTTCATGCTATTATTCTTCTTCATGGTTAGTACCACGATGCGAGAAGTTCTCGTGATGGTTGATAACGGTATGCCCGAAGCAAAAGAGATTAGCAAGCTAGAGAAAAAATCTTTGGTTAGTAATATCTTCATCGGAAAACCGAAAGACCAGTACGTGGCTACTTACGGAAGTGAACCTCGTATTCAGTTGAATGATAAGCTGGCAAACGTAAGTGAAATCAGTAGTTTCGTTGCCGCTGAACAAGAAACTCGTAAAGAGGAAGAACGGAACATGATCACGAATAACTTAAAAGTTGATCAGTTTACAAAAATGGGTATCGTAACCGACGTAAAACAAGAATTGCGTAAAGCGAATTCTTTACGTGTAAGCTACGCTACTCGTAAAAAGGTAAAATAG
- a CDS encoding ORF6N domain-containing protein, with protein sequence MDNLQLIQSKIYEIRGRKVMLDRDFAELYQVTTGNLNKAVQRNIKRFPPDFMFQLTKEEFDELKANLIFQNGISNWGGTRKFPYAFTEQGLAMLSGILNSDIAINVNISIMRAFVDIRQMIASPKTNKIDELEKRMDAIENYIEEVFSDYNDINDDTRMQLELINQTLAELQTKDRGFKERKRIGYQLPGCEEEKK encoded by the coding sequence ATGGATAATTTACAATTGATACAAAGCAAAATATACGAGATCAGAGGACGGAAGGTGATGTTGGATCGAGATTTCGCAGAGTTATACCAAGTCACAACAGGTAACTTGAACAAAGCTGTTCAAAGAAACATTAAAAGATTCCCTCCAGACTTTATGTTTCAGCTCACAAAGGAAGAATTTGATGAATTAAAAGCCAACTTGATCTTCCAAAATGGAATATCAAATTGGGGAGGAACTCGCAAATTTCCTTATGCATTCACGGAACAAGGGTTAGCGATGTTATCCGGAATTCTCAATAGTGATATAGCCATTAATGTAAATATCTCAATAATGCGGGCTTTTGTGGATATTCGCCAAATGATCGCCAGCCCAAAAACAAATAAGATCGATGAACTCGAAAAACGAATGGATGCAATAGAAAACTATATCGAAGAAGTGTTTTCCGACTATAACGACATTAACGACGATACCCGAATGCAACTCGAATTAATAAATCAAACTTTAGCGGAACTACAGACAAAAGACCGGGGATTTAAGGAAAGGAAACGGATTGGGTACCAGTTGCCGGGATGCGAAGAGGAAAAGAAATAA
- a CDS encoding RNA polymerase sigma factor has translation MDVENESSLRIDEQVFKKLFDKFYQALCVFASTYLKDDALSADIVQEGFVKFWNKREGFDNYFKVKSFLYTIVRNDCLNYIRDYKLRREDLSVVESLEFYTETLVEEEAYRMFYNAVESLPHQTRQVILLSLDGLKNSEIAGQLGIAESSVHTLKKIAYKKLREILREYYYLVFIFLLNK, from the coding sequence ATGGACGTGGAAAACGAGAGCTCGTTGCGGATAGACGAGCAAGTATTTAAAAAACTGTTTGATAAATTTTATCAAGCCTTGTGCGTTTTTGCGTCCACCTATTTGAAAGACGATGCCTTATCTGCCGATATTGTTCAGGAAGGGTTCGTGAAATTCTGGAATAAACGGGAGGGGTTTGATAATTATTTCAAGGTGAAATCGTTCCTTTATACCATAGTGCGGAATGATTGTTTGAACTATATACGCGATTACAAGTTGAGGCGGGAGGATCTTTCCGTGGTTGAATCTCTTGAATTTTACACGGAGACGCTGGTAGAGGAAGAGGCCTATCGAATGTTTTATAATGCCGTGGAATCCTTACCTCACCAAACCCGACAAGTGATTTTGTTGTCTTTGGATGGCTTGAAAAATAGCGAGATTGCCGGACAGCTGGGAATTGCCGAGAGTTCCGTGCATACGTTAAAGAAAATAGCGTACAAGAAATTGCGCGAGATTTTGCGAGAATATTATTATTTGGTTTTTATTTTCCTCCTGAATAAATAG
- a CDS encoding TatD family hydrolase, giving the protein MFIDTHSHIYAEEFDNDREEVIQRALAANVRQIVLPDIDNTTRQAMLSLAQAHPDMMYPTLGVHPTSVNESYKTEMQLFEKLLSQETIHGIGECGIDLYWDKTFYKEQIIVFERQLNIAREMDLPVIIHSRDSLMEIFTVLKRQHYNMKGILHCFPGTEEDARRAIDLGFLLGIGGVVTFKKSSMAEVVEKTGAEHLVLETDAPYLAPVPYRGKRNESSYITCIAAKIAEILGIDTKKVEEITTNNAMNLFNLHVSSANCS; this is encoded by the coding sequence ATGTTTATAGATACTCACTCACACATCTATGCCGAAGAGTTCGACAATGACAGGGAAGAAGTTATTCAACGGGCGTTAGCAGCCAACGTCCGACAGATTGTACTGCCGGATATTGACAACACGACCCGGCAAGCAATGTTATCACTGGCGCAAGCCCACCCGGACATGATGTACCCCACGCTGGGTGTACACCCGACTTCCGTAAACGAATCCTACAAAACGGAAATGCAACTTTTCGAGAAATTACTAAGCCAAGAAACAATACACGGAATCGGAGAGTGTGGAATTGATCTTTACTGGGATAAAACATTTTACAAGGAACAAATTATTGTCTTCGAACGACAATTAAACATCGCCCGGGAAATGGATTTGCCCGTTATCATCCATTCGAGAGACTCGCTAATGGAAATATTCACCGTGTTAAAAAGACAACACTATAACATGAAAGGTATACTCCACTGTTTCCCCGGCACGGAAGAAGATGCCCGTCGGGCAATAGACTTAGGTTTTCTACTGGGGATCGGTGGTGTCGTTACCTTCAAAAAATCATCCATGGCTGAAGTCGTGGAGAAAACCGGGGCAGAACACCTTGTATTAGAAACGGATGCTCCCTATCTTGCCCCCGTTCCCTACCGGGGTAAACGCAATGAAAGTAGTTATATTACGTGTATAGCCGCTAAAATTGCTGAAATTCTAGGGATCGACACGAAAAAAGTCGAGGAAATAACAACGAATAATGCAATGAATTTATTTAATTTGCACGTCAGTAGTGCGAACTGTTCATAG
- a CDS encoding ORF6N domain-containing protein produces MDNLQLIQSKIYEIRGRKVMLDRDLAELYQVTTGNLNKAVKRNLKRFPPDFMFQLTAEEWEALRFQIGILKNGRGEHTKYLPYAFTEQGLAMLSGILNSDIAINVNISIMRAFVAIRQMIASPKTNKIDELEKRMDAIENYIEEVFSDYNDINDDTRMQLELINQTLAELQVKDRGCKERKQIGYKLPGYEEDDKTKY; encoded by the coding sequence ATGGATAATTTACAATTGATACAAAGCAAAATATACGAGATCAGAGGACGGAAGGTGATGTTGGATCGAGATTTGGCAGAGTTATACCAAGTCACAACAGGTAACTTGAACAAAGCTGTAAAGCGAAATCTCAAAAGATTTCCTCCCGATTTCATGTTTCAGTTAACAGCTGAAGAGTGGGAAGCTTTAAGATTCCAAATTGGAATCTTAAAGAATGGTAGAGGGGAACACACGAAATATCTACCGTATGCATTCACGGAACAAGGGTTAGCGATGTTATCCGGAATCCTCAATAGTGATATAGCCATTAATGTAAATATCTCAATAATGCGGGCTTTTGTGGCTATTCGCCAAATGATCGCCAGCCCCAAAACAAATAAGATCGATGAACTCGAAAAACGAATGGATGCGATAGAAAACTATATCGAAGAAGTGTTTTCCGACTACAACGACATTAACGACGATACCCGGATGCAACTTGAACTAATAAATCAAACCTTGGCGGAATTGCAGGTAAAAGACCGAGGATGCAAGGAAAGAAAACAGATCGGGTACAAGTTACCGGGATACGAAGAAGATGATAAAACTAAATATTAA
- a CDS encoding ExbD/TolR family protein, whose amino-acid sequence MARKKTPEINASSTADIAFLLLTFFLMTTTMDVDSGLFRRLPPMPPPDQVIAPPVAKRNILQVLVNKNDLLAVNGELMQIENLKEKAKEFILNPQNREDLPSKVVKEIPFFGQAEVSRGIISLQSDRGTSYKMYIAVQDELTAAYNEIRDMKAMEKWGKKYSELTEEQMDAVRKLVPTAISEAEPKNIGKGGKK is encoded by the coding sequence ATGGCAAGAAAAAAAACACCAGAAATTAATGCCTCCTCCACCGCGGATATCGCATTTTTGCTGTTGACATTCTTCTTGATGACAACAACGATGGATGTGGATTCGGGATTATTCAGACGGTTACCACCGATGCCGCCACCAGATCAGGTGATTGCACCTCCTGTTGCCAAACGTAATATATTACAAGTGTTGGTAAACAAGAACGATTTGTTGGCCGTGAACGGGGAACTGATGCAAATTGAGAACCTGAAGGAAAAGGCTAAAGAGTTTATTTTGAACCCGCAAAACAGAGAAGATTTACCGAGTAAAGTTGTTAAGGAAATTCCTTTCTTCGGACAAGCTGAAGTTTCAAGAGGAATTATCTCTCTTCAAAGTGACCGAGGAACTTCATACAAAATGTATATTGCCGTTCAAGATGAACTGACAGCAGCATATAATGAAATTAGGGATATGAAAGCCATGGAAAAATGGGGTAAGAAATATAGCGAACTCACGGAAGAACAAATGGACGCTGTGAGAAAACTTGTTCCTACCGCTATATCCGAGGCTGAACCTAAAAACATCGGGAAAGGAGGAAAGAAGTAA
- a CDS encoding MotA/TolQ/ExbB proton channel family protein, with protein sequence MRKLFALIAVLGMLTIGASSMLMAQENETTQTETTETTETYQEEEETTDPTVLEDESQIESTSFHAALKQKFIEGGAAFMSFVILCLIFGLAIAIERVIYLNLASTNTKKLIVSVEDALNNGGVEAAKEVCRNTRGPIASIFYQGLCRYDQGIDMVEKSVVSYGSVQMGLLEKGMSWISLFIGLAPMLGFLGTVIGMIDAFDKIQAAGDIQPSLVAGGIKVALITTVGGLIVAMILQVFYNYCIAKIESIVNDMEDASVTLLDILVKYNQKH encoded by the coding sequence ATGAGAAAATTATTTGCACTAATAGCAGTTTTAGGAATGCTTACTATTGGAGCATCATCTATGCTAATGGCTCAAGAGAATGAAACAACTCAAACAGAGACCACTGAAACGACAGAAACTTATCAAGAAGAAGAGGAAACGACAGATCCTACCGTGTTAGAAGACGAATCACAAATCGAAAGTACTTCTTTCCACGCTGCCTTGAAACAAAAATTCATCGAGGGAGGTGCCGCCTTCATGAGTTTCGTTATCTTGTGTTTGATCTTCGGTTTGGCTATCGCTATCGAAAGAGTCATTTACTTGAACTTGGCTTCTACCAACACGAAAAAATTAATTGTAAGTGTTGAAGATGCATTAAACAACGGTGGAGTTGAAGCTGCAAAAGAAGTTTGCCGCAACACGAGAGGCCCCATTGCAAGTATTTTCTATCAAGGGTTATGCCGCTATGATCAAGGAATCGACATGGTTGAAAAATCAGTTGTATCATACGGTTCTGTTCAAATGGGACTTTTGGAAAAAGGAATGTCTTGGATTAGTTTGTTTATTGGATTGGCCCCGATGTTAGGATTCTTGGGAACTGTAATCGGTATGATCGACGCCTTCGATAAGATTCAAGCAGCAGGAGATATCCAACCGTCATTGGTGGCTGGAGGTATCAAGGTTGCATTGATCACGACCGTGGGTGGTTTGATCGTGGCCATGATTCTTCAAGTATTCTACAACTACTGTATTGCTAAGATTGAAAGTATTGTTAATGACATGGAAGACGCTTCCGTAACTTTATTAGACATTCTTGTCAAATACAATCAAAAACACTAA
- a CDS encoding FecR family protein: MERKNEYNEEWTGNPFLLASWIAKAMAGELSDEEQRALDDWRETSERNRQLYDRIVDREGRESKQKHFTTFDKVSGWQGYSKKLRKTEKKAMRRRVFLRYAAVLLIPLGVAVYGVLHSGEETVSLADLNAITPGGTRAELVLPSGEVVDLVARSGVISRGENTVINNEGKTLSYKNTGNQAPMDSLRYNEVIVPKGGEYQLVLSDGTLVYLNSMTKVRFPERFSEKCREVEVCGEAFFEVTKNKDVPFIVKTGGYEITVLGTKFNVTAYADEHVITTTLVEGVVSISGKCIGAARTLWPNEQLVLDQTSGGVEVRKVDVNYYTAWKDGMFRFRDVRLEEIMRVVERWYDMTVVYEDESVKDLHFGFNMSRLETIEPLLNIFELNGKIKITKEGKVLKIQRGR, translated from the coding sequence ATGGAACGAAAAAATGAATATAACGAAGAATGGACGGGAAATCCGTTTTTGCTAGCCTCTTGGATCGCAAAAGCCATGGCGGGGGAGTTGTCTGATGAAGAACAGCGGGCTTTGGATGATTGGCGGGAGACTTCCGAGCGGAATCGTCAATTGTATGATCGGATCGTTGATCGGGAGGGGAGGGAATCGAAACAAAAACATTTCACGACTTTTGATAAAGTTTCCGGTTGGCAGGGATACTCGAAAAAATTAAGGAAAACAGAGAAGAAGGCGATGCGCCGGCGAGTGTTTTTACGTTACGCGGCAGTTTTGTTGATCCCCTTGGGTGTTGCTGTTTATGGCGTTCTTCATTCGGGAGAGGAGACCGTCTCTTTGGCGGATCTGAATGCAATCACTCCCGGGGGAACCCGGGCAGAGCTGGTGTTGCCTTCGGGGGAGGTGGTTGATTTGGTTGCGAGATCCGGGGTTATATCGCGTGGGGAAAATACAGTCATTAATAACGAGGGAAAAACTCTTTCCTATAAAAATACAGGAAATCAGGCTCCGATGGACTCTTTAAGATATAACGAGGTGATCGTGCCGAAAGGAGGGGAGTATCAATTAGTGTTGAGTGACGGAACGCTTGTTTATCTGAATTCCATGACGAAGGTGCGTTTCCCGGAACGTTTTTCTGAAAAATGCCGGGAAGTGGAAGTGTGTGGAGAAGCTTTTTTCGAGGTAACTAAGAACAAAGATGTCCCTTTCATCGTGAAGACCGGGGGGTATGAGATCACAGTGTTAGGAACGAAATTTAATGTCACGGCGTACGCCGATGAACATGTGATCACGACAACATTGGTTGAGGGGGTTGTTTCCATCTCTGGTAAGTGTATTGGAGCGGCAAGAACATTATGGCCTAATGAACAGTTGGTGTTAGATCAGACATCTGGAGGCGTGGAAGTTAGGAAAGTGGACGTGAATTATTATACGGCTTGGAAGGATGGTATGTTCCGGTTCCGGGATGTTCGTTTGGAAGAGATCATGCGAGTCGTGGAACGATGGTATGATATGACTGTGGTGTACGAGGATGAGAGTGTCAAGGATTTACATTTCGGTTTTAACATGAGTCGTCTCGAAACGATAGAACCCTTGTTGAATATTTTTGAATTGAACGGCAAAATAAAGATAACGAAAGAGGGAAAAGTGCTGAAAATACAACGAGGTAGATAA
- a CDS encoding ORF6N domain-containing protein codes for MANLQIIQSKIYEIRGQKVMLDFDLAELYGIETRVLKQAVRRNSARFEGEDFMFELTKEEISRSQIVILNKGRGSNIKYAPFAFTELGVAMLSSVLNSPTAIEINRGIMRAFVAMRQLIHTSPVDNIGELKNELKELKEYIEDVFTDQNDINEDTRIQLELINQTLAELQTKDRGFKERKRIGYKLPGCEEEEKK; via the coding sequence ATGGCTAACTTGCAAATCATACAAAGTAAAATATACGAGATCAGGGGCCAGAAAGTAATGTTAGATTTCGATCTGGCAGAGCTATATGGCATTGAAACTAGGGTACTTAAACAAGCAGTCAGACGTAATTCAGCACGTTTTGAAGGAGAAGATTTCATGTTTGAACTTACCAAAGAAGAAATTTCAAGATCACAAATTGTGATCTTGAACAAAGGAAGAGGATCCAACATAAAATATGCCCCTTTTGCTTTCACAGAATTAGGAGTAGCGATGCTTAGCAGTGTTCTTAATTCACCAACTGCCATCGAGATAAATAGGGGTATCATGCGAGCCTTTGTCGCAATGCGTCAATTAATACATACCTCTCCTGTTGATAATATCGGTGAACTAAAAAACGAATTAAAGGAACTGAAAGAATACATCGAAGATGTTTTTACTGACCAAAACGACATAAACGAAGACACTCGGATACAACTCGAATTAATAAATCAAACCTTAGCGGAACTGCAGACAAAAGACCGAGGATTTAAGGAAAGAAAAAGAATCGGGTACAAACTACCGGGATGTGAAGAGGAGGAAAAGAAATAA
- a CDS encoding asparaginase — MTKPVLIIYTGGTIGMVNDPETGALCPFNFDQIACEVPEIKEFGFTIDSYTLPEIIDSSDLQPQLWKDLCSIILKNYDDYRGFVVLHGTDTMAYSAAALSFMLNNLTKPVIFTGSQLPIGKIRTDGKENLIAAIEIAAAYDQEKAIVPEVCILFGDKLFRGNRTTKINAESFDAFQSFNYPALANIGIHIHYDYSAIDYTLRTEPVSAFCDVDTNIAILKIFPGMRPEVIDAVTGIPGLKGIILETYGSGNAPTNKVFLNKIKEVLSKGIFVYNVTQCQGGSVEMGKYETSRELLNAGVISGHDITTEAAVCKMMYVLGKYKDTNEIKKYLNNGLKGEISPKYIGF; from the coding sequence ATGACAAAACCCGTGTTAATCATATATACCGGAGGTACAATCGGGATGGTAAACGATCCCGAAACTGGGGCGTTATGCCCTTTCAATTTTGACCAGATCGCTTGCGAGGTTCCGGAAATCAAAGAATTTGGATTCACGATAGATAGTTACACCTTACCGGAAATCATAGATTCCTCAGATCTCCAACCACAATTGTGGAAAGACCTCTGTTCAATCATCTTGAAAAATTACGATGATTACCGGGGATTTGTTGTCCTGCATGGAACGGACACCATGGCCTACTCGGCCGCGGCCTTGAGTTTCATGTTAAATAACTTGACCAAACCCGTGATCTTTACCGGTTCCCAGCTACCTATCGGGAAAATCAGAACGGACGGGAAAGAAAACCTGATCGCGGCCATTGAAATAGCAGCCGCTTACGATCAAGAAAAGGCCATTGTCCCGGAAGTCTGCATCCTGTTCGGGGATAAACTATTCCGAGGAAACCGGACGACAAAAATAAACGCGGAAAGTTTCGATGCCTTCCAGTCATTCAACTACCCGGCATTGGCAAACATCGGGATACATATTCATTACGATTACAGTGCAATCGATTACACCCTGCGAACGGAACCCGTAAGTGCATTCTGTGACGTGGACACGAATATCGCCATATTGAAAATATTCCCGGGTATGAGACCGGAAGTGATTGACGCAGTAACAGGGATTCCCGGGTTAAAAGGAATCATTCTGGAAACATACGGGTCAGGCAACGCTCCCACGAATAAAGTTTTTCTTAACAAGATCAAGGAAGTACTATCCAAGGGAATTTTCGTGTATAACGTCACCCAATGTCAAGGTGGGAGCGTCGAGATGGGTAAGTATGAAACAAGTAGAGAGCTACTTAACGCGGGAGTCATCAGCGGTCACGACATTACCACGGAAGCCGCTGTATGCAAAATGATGTATGTACTGGGCAAATATAAAGACACTAACGAAATAAAAAAATATTTAAATAACGGCTTAAAGGGAGAAATATCCCCCAAATATATTGGATTTTAA
- a CDS encoding SusC/RagA family TonB-linked outer membrane protein: MSKWTFLFVFLGIINTHGTVYSQNEQQVTISMKNAYLKDILWAIQRQTTFVFMYHEEDLDKVGKVNVEAKASTVEKILSDCLKGTGLTYVFQNEVIVLKPLNDEKKKEIKIVGKVVDKGKMPLPGVTVVVKGTNLGTATDSEGKYRMVLPAMRDTNFVLVFSFVGMRTQEIKYVGLDSINVVMEEDHKKMDEVVVTGYSNIRKESFTGKATTVTKEQLMKVNSKNVIAALQTFDPSFRIKDNKLWGSDPNALPEFNIRGETSIGQTKGLDVEQQKRTQRTTLENNPNLPVFILDGFEVDVQKIYDLDVNRIESITILKDAAATAMYGSQAANGVVVVTTVAPKPGEMQIYYNFSGNVDFPDLSDYNLCDAAEKLEVERLSGLYSSDDPEKQIELTAQYYKKQNAILRGVNTDWMSQPLRNAFGHMHSLNVSGGEESIRYGIDLNYNASKNGVMKGSFRHIYGGGLTLDYRAGSWLQLLNNISYTVTESEDSPYGQYTQYAEAQPYAEIYDENGRLLKEVLGTTVSMINPLWKVANLSTFYGKMKNRDLTNNFQLNIHIMEGLMFKGQLGLRRTDGRTDNFKDPADPVYDVTPADQKGELSRQENDNWSWNGKMMFYYNHVFGNHFINATAGGEISESKTESLSYVLNGFQLGNMHEPQFAATQARPVNVSESKTRKIGFLASVNYAYNDIYLFDGSFRLDGSSDFGSDKQFAPFWSVGAGLNVHNYDFLKGHWLISRLKLRASYGSTGNVGFAPYSAITTFQTATDAWFFTGPAASLMALGNSRLTWQTTYKLDAGFNIGLLNDKITLEGSYYRNETEDLIDDVKIPAYSGFTSYKENSGATLNEGFEVALTSTLFQNKDWMVTFMANLSSNRSKITELSEEMNAYNETILAEYEKEDSKYKDVLSRPLILYYEGKSLSAIYAVRSEGIDPANGRERFVKKNGMSTYTWDANDQVVVGDTEPDAKGSFGINVAWKGITLNAYFNYQWGGQSYNSTLAEKVENAQVSTQNVDKRVLSARWKNAGDVVPYYDLSKNPTQNPTSRFVQDDNRLDFTSLSIGYDFSRQLISKWKLKSLSVQFSANDLCKWRSVKEERAINYPFARSFNFSLNVGF, translated from the coding sequence ATGTCGAAATGGACTTTTTTATTTGTTTTTCTAGGGATAATAAACACGCACGGAACGGTTTATTCCCAGAACGAGCAACAGGTTACAATCTCTATGAAGAATGCCTATTTGAAGGATATTTTATGGGCAATTCAGCGACAAACCACGTTTGTTTTCATGTATCACGAGGAAGATTTGGATAAGGTGGGAAAAGTGAATGTTGAGGCAAAAGCCTCAACGGTGGAAAAGATTCTGAGTGACTGTTTGAAAGGAACCGGCTTGACGTATGTTTTTCAAAATGAGGTGATCGTGCTGAAACCTTTGAATGATGAAAAGAAGAAAGAAATCAAGATTGTCGGTAAGGTAGTGGATAAGGGAAAGATGCCGTTGCCGGGGGTAACGGTGGTGGTGAAAGGAACAAATTTGGGAACGGCAACTGATAGCGAGGGAAAATACAGGATGGTTTTACCCGCCATGCGTGATACTAATTTTGTGTTGGTGTTTTCATTTGTCGGGATGCGGACACAGGAGATTAAATATGTAGGACTGGATTCGATAAACGTTGTAATGGAGGAAGATCACAAGAAAATGGACGAGGTGGTTGTGACAGGGTACTCCAATATTCGTAAAGAGAGTTTTACCGGTAAAGCTACGACTGTAACTAAAGAGCAGTTAATGAAAGTGAATTCAAAAAACGTGATTGCAGCATTACAAACGTTTGATCCTTCATTCCGGATCAAAGATAATAAATTGTGGGGATCGGATCCAAATGCTTTACCGGAGTTTAATATCCGGGGAGAGACTTCTATTGGGCAGACGAAAGGATTGGATGTGGAACAGCAGAAAAGAACACAGCGTACGACTTTGGAAAATAATCCTAATTTGCCCGTGTTTATTTTGGATGGATTCGAGGTGGATGTTCAGAAAATTTATGATTTGGATGTAAATCGTATCGAGTCAATTACCATTTTGAAGGATGCCGCTGCAACAGCTATGTATGGTTCTCAAGCTGCTAATGGGGTGGTTGTCGTTACGACGGTTGCTCCTAAACCGGGAGAGATGCAGATTTATTATAATTTTTCCGGTAATGTGGATTTCCCGGATCTGTCTGATTATAATCTTTGTGATGCGGCTGAAAAATTGGAAGTTGAACGCTTAAGTGGTTTATATTCATCTGATGATCCGGAAAAACAAATTGAACTTACGGCTCAATATTATAAGAAACAAAATGCTATTTTGCGCGGGGTGAACACCGATTGGATGTCGCAACCTTTGCGGAATGCCTTTGGTCATATGCATAGTTTGAATGTATCTGGTGGGGAGGAGAGCATCAGGTATGGTATAGATTTGAATTATAATGCGAGTAAAAACGGTGTGATGAAAGGTTCTTTCCGTCATATTTATGGGGGAGGATTAACGTTGGATTATCGTGCGGGAAGTTGGTTACAATTATTGAATAATATTTCTTATACGGTTACAGAGTCTGAGGATTCTCCTTATGGGCAGTATACTCAATATGCTGAAGCACAGCCTTATGCTGAGATATATGATGAAAACGGACGCTTGTTGAAAGAAGTGCTTGGAACTACTGTTTCTATGATAAATCCCTTGTGGAAAGTGGCCAATTTGTCAACTTTCTATGGCAAGATGAAAAACCGGGATTTAACCAATAATTTCCAGTTGAACATTCATATTATGGAAGGATTGATGTTTAAAGGCCAATTAGGTCTTCGCAGAACGGATGGTCGTACGGATAATTTTAAGGATCCTGCAGATCCTGTATATGATGTAACTCCTGCCGATCAGAAAGGAGAGTTGAGTCGGCAAGAAAATGATAATTGGAGTTGGAATGGAAAAATGATGTTTTATTATAATCATGTTTTCGGCAATCATTTTATTAATGCAACAGCCGGAGGGGAGATTTCTGAAAGCAAAACGGAGTCGTTATCGTATGTATTAAATGGTTTCCAATTGGGGAATATGCATGAACCTCAATTTGCAGCCACTCAGGCCAGGCCGGTAAATGTGTCGGAATCTAAAACTCGTAAGATAGGTTTTTTAGCTTCCGTGAATTACGCCTATAATGATATTTATTTGTTCGACGGCTCTTTCCGTTTGGATGGAAGTTCCGATTTCGGTTCGGATAAGCAATTTGCTCCGTTTTGGTCAGTAGGAGCCGGATTGAATGTTCATAATTATGATTTCTTAAAAGGGCATTGGTTGATTAGTCGTTTAAAATTGAGGGCTTCTTACGGTTCTACTGGAAATGTGGGATTCGCTCCTTATTCGGCCATAACAACCTTCCAAACAGCAACAGATGCATGGTTTTTCACGGGGCCTGCAGCTTCTTTGATGGCTTTGGGGAATTCGCGGCTGACTTGGCAAACGACATATAAGTTGGATGCAGGTTTCAATATAGGTTTACTGAATGATAAAATTACTTTGGAGGGATCGTATTATCGGAATGAAACAGAAGATTTGATCGATGACGTGAAAATTCCGGCTTATTCCGGTTTTACTTCTTACAAGGAGAATTCTGGAGCAACGTTGAATGAAGGGTTTGAAGTTGCGTTGACTTCTACTCTTTTCCAGAATAAAGATTGGATGGTGACGTTTATGGCAAATTTATCTTCTAACAGGAGTAAAATTACTGAATTGAGTGAGGAGATGAATGCTTATAATGAAACGATTCTTGCCGAATACGAGAAAGAAGATTCTAAGTACAAAGATGTGTTAAGCAGGCCGTTGATATTGTATTATGAAGGAAAGTCCTTGTCTGCGATCTATGCGGTTCGTTCCGAGGGAATAGATCCGGCTAATGGACGTGAACGTTTTGTAAAGAAAAACGGGATGTCGACTTACACGTGGGATGCTAATGATCAAGTTGTTGTCGGGGATACGGAACCGGATGCCAAAGGTTCTTTCGGTATCAATGTGGCATGGAAAGGAATCACATTGAATGCTTATTTCAATTATCAGTGGGGAGGACAGAGTTATAATTCAACATTAGCGGAGAAAGTCGAGAATGCTCAGGTTAGCACGCAGAATGTGGATAAACGGGTGTTGTCTGCACGATGGAAAAATGCGGGAGACGTGGTTCCTTATTATGATTTGAGTAAAAATCCGACACAAAATCCGACTTCCAGATTCGTGCAAGATGATAATCGTTTGGATTTTACAAGTCTTTCAATAGGTTATGATTTTAGCCGTCAGTTGATTTCTAAGTGGAAACTCAAAAGCTTGAGCGTGCAGTTTAGTGCGAATGATTTGTGTAAATGGAGAAGTGTGAAAGAGGAGAGAGCTATAAATTATCCGTTTGCGAGAAGTTTTAATTTTTCATTAAATGTTGGATTCTAA